A genomic window from Tolypothrix sp. PCC 7910 includes:
- a CDS encoding DUF3326 domain-containing protein — translation MQRPYTAILIVPTGVGAAIGGYAGDALPVARVISQVCDRLITHPNVLNGASLYWNLLNNLYVEGYGLDKFAAGQWGLRPVHRNKIGLLLDQGIEPELRLRHLQAADAARATLGLSLTDYVITDTPLKIELRTSPSGISWGTIGNPDSLLRAAEVLIKQAGADAIAVVARFPDDMEAEVVENYRQGKGVDPLAGAEAVISHLIVRTFQIPCAHAPALAPFPPDANLSPRSAAEEIGYTFLPCVLVGLSRAPQFIIEKGTIKYLPEDIWAEQVDAAIIPATACGSSAILRLNQKQCQIITVAENQTQIQVPPEPLGIKSIQVNSYLEAVGVLAAHKAGVDPAALRPQISSLQQLVIS, via the coding sequence ATGCAACGTCCATATACTGCTATTTTAATTGTACCTACTGGTGTTGGAGCTGCAATCGGAGGTTATGCCGGGGATGCTTTACCAGTAGCAAGAGTTATATCACAGGTGTGCGATCGCCTCATTACTCATCCTAATGTACTCAATGGTGCAAGTTTGTACTGGAATTTACTTAATAATTTATACGTTGAAGGTTACGGATTAGACAAATTTGCTGCAGGACAATGGGGTTTGCGCCCTGTACATAGAAATAAAATAGGTTTGCTTTTAGACCAAGGAATAGAGCCAGAATTAAGGCTGCGACACTTGCAAGCAGCAGATGCAGCCAGAGCCACCCTCGGGTTAAGCCTCACAGATTATGTAATTACAGATACGCCTTTGAAAATAGAATTACGCACATCTCCATCAGGTATTAGTTGGGGGACAATTGGTAACCCCGATAGTTTATTAAGAGCAGCAGAAGTATTAATTAAACAAGCTGGTGCAGATGCGATCGCAGTAGTAGCCCGTTTCCCTGATGATATGGAAGCAGAAGTAGTTGAAAACTATCGCCAAGGTAAAGGCGTAGATCCCTTAGCTGGCGCAGAAGCCGTCATCAGCCATTTAATTGTGCGTACTTTTCAAATTCCCTGCGCCCATGCTCCAGCTTTAGCTCCATTCCCACCAGATGCGAATTTATCTCCTCGTTCCGCCGCCGAAGAAATAGGCTATACTTTTTTACCGTGCGTACTTGTAGGTTTAAGTCGCGCACCACAATTTATCATAGAGAAAGGAACAATCAAATATCTACCAGAAGATATTTGGGCAGAGCAAGTTGATGCTGCAATAATACCAGCAACTGCTTGTGGTAGTAGCGCAATTTTGCGCTTAAATCAAAAGCAATGCCAAATTATTACTGTTGCAGAAAATCAAACTCAAATCCAAGTTCCTCCAGAACCCTTAGGGATCAAATCCATACAGGTAAACTCATATTTAGAAGCAGTAGGTGTTTTAGCAGCACACAAAGCAGGTGTCGATCCCGCTGCTCTCCGTCCGCAGATAAGTTCTCTACAGCAACTTGTTATTAGTTAA
- a CDS encoding DUF3318 domain-containing protein has product MTSYATSSAKAEMSELRRLKSLLPPELQSWVTVEGTTEVNPPLIRSEEIGKDQVEIQIDLVKWDSLAMDQRNLLFWHEVARIQNDTIPKDGWEMAALAIGLGGAVGELWVQDGLLLVLALALCGVSGWRLYQKNNGEKQLKELVDADEKAIALATRFGYSLPNAYKSLGSALKTLIDNTPSKRQRSRYEARLSALKRSANKAKAKSRPVDDSADY; this is encoded by the coding sequence ATGACATCCTATGCAACCTCCTCTGCCAAGGCGGAAATGAGTGAACTTCGGCGGTTGAAAAGCTTACTACCACCAGAATTGCAGAGCTGGGTCACGGTTGAAGGCACAACTGAGGTCAATCCACCCCTGATCCGCAGCGAAGAAATTGGTAAAGACCAGGTGGAAATCCAAATTGACTTGGTCAAATGGGATAGCCTCGCGATGGATCAGCGCAATCTGCTGTTTTGGCACGAAGTCGCCCGCATTCAAAATGACACAATTCCCAAAGATGGTTGGGAAATGGCAGCACTGGCTATCGGTTTAGGTGGTGCTGTAGGTGAGTTGTGGGTACAGGATGGATTGTTACTAGTTTTAGCCTTAGCACTTTGTGGCGTATCTGGCTGGCGACTATACCAAAAAAATAACGGTGAAAAGCAACTAAAAGAATTAGTAGATGCTGACGAAAAAGCGATCGCACTAGCAACTCGCTTTGGTTATAGCCTCCCCAACGCCTATAAAAGTCTAGGTAGCGCTTTAAAAACTTTAATAGACAATACTCCTAGCAAACGCCAACGCTCTAGATATGAAGCACGCCTTTCTGCCCTCAAACGCAGTGCTAATAAAGCAAAAGCTAAATCTAGACCAGTAGATGATAGTGCTGATTACTAA
- the acnB gene encoding bifunctional aconitate hydratase 2/2-methylisocitrate dehydratase, protein MLESYRQHVVERAELGIPPLPLDAKQTSELCELLKNPPKGEEDTLLHLLRDRVPPGVDAAAYVKAGFLTAIAKGETKSPLISPIQAVELLGTMVGGYNVQSLIELLQTPTVSVSDSAETPLVMQGQGKEPIAAYAANALSKILLVYDAFHDVLELAKTNPYAKRVIDSWAEAEWFTVRPQLPETITVTVFKVPGETNTDDLSPAQSATTRPDIPLHALVMLESRQPGSLKTIAELKKKGYPVAYVGDVVGTGSSRKSAINSVLWHMGNDIPFVPNKRAGGYILGGAIAPIFFNTAEDAGALPIQCDVTKLETGDVITIHPYKGEITNEAGEVISTFTLKPDTILDEVRAGGRIPLLIGRTLTDKTRQALGLEASTLFIRPQAPEDTGKGYTLAQKMVGKACGLPGVRPGTSCEPIMTTVGSQDTTGPMTRDELKELACLGFSADLVMQSFCHTAAYPKPVDIKTHHDLPDFFAQRGGVALRPGDGIIHSWLNRMLLPDTVGTGGDSHTRFPLGISFPAGSGLVAFAAALGVMPLDMPESVLVRFKGELQPGITLRDIVNAIPYVAIQKGLLTVEKENKKNVFSGRILEMEGLPDLKVEQAFELTDASAERSCAGCTIKLSTETIAEYLRSNITLLKNMIARGYHDERTLLRRIAKMEEWLANPVLLEADTDAEYAEIIEINLNEIKEPIVAAPNDPDNVKLLSEVANDPVQEVFVGSCMTNIGHYRATAKVLEGAGEVKTRLWIAPPTRMDEHQLKEEGVYSVFGAAGARTEMPGCSLCMGNQARVADGTTVFSTSTRNFNNRMGKGARVYLGSAELAAVCALLGRIPTVQEYLDIVAKKINPFADNLYRYLNFDQIVGFEDEGRVMTKEQQALLV, encoded by the coding sequence ATGTTGGAATCATATCGTCAACACGTTGTAGAAAGAGCTGAATTAGGAATTCCCCCCTTACCGCTAGATGCCAAGCAAACTTCAGAATTGTGCGAATTACTGAAGAATCCGCCCAAGGGTGAAGAAGATACATTATTGCATTTATTGCGCGATCGCGTACCCCCTGGAGTTGATGCTGCAGCTTATGTTAAAGCAGGGTTTTTGACTGCCATTGCTAAAGGTGAAACAAAAAGCCCCTTGATTTCACCCATCCAAGCAGTAGAATTACTGGGAACGATGGTAGGTGGCTACAATGTGCAATCTTTAATTGAATTGCTGCAAACTCCTACTGTATCTGTATCAGACTCAGCTGAAACTCCTTTAGTTATGCAGGGACAAGGAAAGGAACCCATCGCTGCTTATGCTGCTAACGCTCTCAGCAAAATTTTGTTGGTGTATGATGCTTTCCATGATGTTTTGGAATTAGCCAAAACCAATCCCTATGCCAAGCGCGTCATAGACTCTTGGGCGGAAGCTGAGTGGTTTACTGTTCGTCCCCAACTCCCAGAGACAATTACCGTTACAGTTTTCAAAGTCCCTGGTGAAACGAATACCGACGACTTATCCCCCGCCCAAAGTGCTACCACTCGCCCGGATATTCCCTTACACGCCTTAGTGATGCTAGAGTCACGGCAACCGGGAAGTTTAAAAACCATTGCCGAGTTAAAGAAAAAAGGATATCCTGTCGCTTACGTCGGGGATGTAGTGGGTACAGGTTCATCGCGGAAATCTGCCATCAACTCAGTATTGTGGCACATGGGCAATGATATTCCCTTCGTTCCCAACAAACGCGCTGGGGGGTATATTTTAGGTGGTGCGATCGCGCCTATCTTCTTTAATACAGCTGAAGATGCTGGTGCTTTGCCAATTCAGTGTGATGTCACCAAGTTAGAAACAGGTGATGTGATTACCATCCATCCCTACAAAGGCGAAATCACCAACGAAGCCGGCGAAGTGATTTCTACCTTCACCCTCAAACCTGATACCATTCTTGATGAAGTCCGTGCAGGTGGACGCATACCTTTGTTAATTGGGCGTACCCTCACCGACAAAACCCGCCAAGCATTAGGTTTAGAAGCCAGCACCTTATTTATTCGTCCCCAAGCCCCTGAAGATACAGGTAAAGGCTACACCCTCGCCCAGAAAATGGTAGGGAAAGCTTGCGGATTACCCGGTGTGCGCCCTGGTACATCTTGCGAACCGATCATGACTACCGTAGGTTCCCAAGATACCACAGGCCCCATGACTCGCGACGAGTTAAAAGAACTCGCCTGTCTTGGTTTCAGTGCTGATTTGGTAATGCAAAGTTTCTGCCACACCGCAGCTTATCCCAAACCAGTAGATATCAAAACCCATCACGACTTACCAGACTTTTTTGCCCAACGCGGCGGTGTTGCTTTACGTCCTGGTGATGGTATCATCCACTCGTGGCTAAACCGGATGCTACTACCTGATACCGTTGGAACTGGCGGCGACTCTCACACCCGCTTCCCCCTGGGTATTTCCTTCCCCGCAGGTTCTGGGTTAGTAGCCTTTGCCGCGGCTTTAGGTGTCATGCCTTTAGATATGCCAGAATCAGTTTTGGTAAGATTCAAAGGAGAATTACAACCAGGTATTACCCTGAGGGATATTGTTAACGCCATTCCCTACGTCGCCATTCAAAAAGGATTGCTCACAGTAGAGAAAGAGAACAAGAAAAATGTCTTCTCTGGGCGGATTTTAGAAATGGAAGGCTTACCTGATTTAAAAGTAGAACAAGCCTTTGAATTAACAGATGCATCAGCAGAACGTTCCTGTGCAGGTTGCACAATTAAATTGAGTACAGAAACAATTGCTGAATATCTGCGTTCTAATATCACGCTGTTAAAGAACATGATAGCCAGAGGCTACCATGATGAGCGTACTTTGCTCCGTCGCATCGCCAAAATGGAAGAATGGTTAGCCAATCCCGTATTACTTGAAGCCGATACAGATGCAGAGTATGCCGAAATCATTGAAATTAATTTGAACGAAATCAAAGAACCAATTGTTGCTGCTCCCAATGACCCCGATAATGTTAAATTATTATCGGAAGTTGCTAACGATCCAGTACAAGAAGTATTCGTTGGTTCTTGTATGACAAATATCGGCCATTATCGGGCAACTGCAAAAGTTTTGGAAGGCGCAGGTGAAGTAAAAACACGCCTGTGGATAGCACCTCCAACCCGCATGGATGAACACCAATTAAAAGAAGAAGGTGTATACAGCGTGTTTGGTGCAGCTGGCGCAAGAACAGAAATGCCAGGATGCAGTTTATGTATGGGTAACCAAGCGCGAGTTGCTGATGGCACAACTGTATTTTCTACCTCTACCCGCAACTTTAATAATCGCATGGGTAAAGGTGCAAGAGTGTATTTAGGTTCTGCAGAATTAGCCGCAGTTTGTGCGTTGTTAGGACGCATTCCCACAGTGCAAGAATACTTGGATATTGTGGCGAAGAAGATTAATCCTTTTGCTGACAATTTGTATCGTTATTTGAACTTCGATCAAATTGTCGGTTTTGAGGATGAAGGGCGAGTGATGACTAAGGAACAGCAGGCTTTGTTAGTATAG
- a CDS encoding XisH family protein — protein MPAKDIYHDAVKNALIKDGWIITADPYPIKYAEVKLFADLAGEKTIAASRQGQQIVIEIKSFISRSPMRDFETALGQYLIYKALLTIDYPEQKLYLAIGQKVYEDFFQQVAIKFILEKYQVSLLIIDLQQEEIIQWIN, from the coding sequence ATGCCAGCAAAAGATATTTACCATGATGCGGTTAAAAATGCCTTAATTAAAGATGGCTGGATAATTACAGCTGATCCTTATCCAATTAAATATGCAGAAGTTAAGCTGTTTGCGGATCTTGCTGGAGAAAAAACTATTGCAGCAAGTAGACAAGGACAACAAATTGTTATTGAAATTAAAAGTTTTATCAGTCGTTCTCCTATGCGTGATTTTGAAACCGCATTAGGGCAGTATCTAATTTATAAAGCTTTACTTACTATTGACTATCCTGAACAGAAATTATATTTAGCTATAGGTCAAAAAGTTTACGAGGATTTCTTTCAACAAGTCGCCATCAAGTTTATTTTAGAAAAGTATCAAGTATCACTATTAATTATTGATTTACAGCAAGAGGAGATTATTCAATGGATAAACTAA
- a CDS encoding 2Fe-2S iron-sulfur cluster-binding protein, whose protein sequence is MSKTYTVEIIHQGESHTLQVPENETILAVADQAGLELPSSCHAGVCTTCAGKIISGSVDQTDGMGVSPELQKQGYVLLCVAKPLSDIKVETEKEDTLYQLQFGKV, encoded by the coding sequence ATGTCCAAAACATACACCGTTGAAATCATCCATCAAGGTGAGAGCCACACTTTACAAGTCCCTGAAAATGAAACTATTTTAGCAGTTGCCGATCAAGCTGGTTTAGAATTACCTAGTTCTTGTCATGCAGGTGTTTGTACAACTTGCGCGGGTAAAATTATCTCCGGATCTGTGGATCAAACTGATGGTATGGGCGTTAGTCCAGAATTACAAAAACAAGGCTATGTGTTGCTTTGTGTAGCTAAACCTCTTTCGGATATAAAAGTGGAAACTGAAAAAGAAGATACACTTTATCAGTTGCAATTTGGCAAAGTTTAA
- a CDS encoding XisI protein has product MDKLTHYQNLIKQILTDYDRISSQVPDPDIDEVLMFDDQRSQYLWFNVGWKNDKRVKAISVYARIKNEKIYIEEDWTEEGIATDLLKEGVPKEDIVLAFHDPETRKLTEFAFA; this is encoded by the coding sequence ATGGATAAACTAACCCATTATCAAAATTTAATCAAACAAATCCTCACCGACTATGACAGAATTTCATCACAAGTACCTGATCCAGATATAGATGAGGTATTAATGTTTGACGATCAAAGAAGTCAATATCTTTGGTTTAATGTAGGCTGGAAAAATGATAAAAGAGTCAAAGCAATTTCGGTTTATGCTCGCATTAAAAATGAGAAGATTTATATTGAGGAAGATTGGACAGAAGAAGGAATTGCTACTGATTTATTAAAAGAAGGTGTACCGAAAGAGGATATTGTTTTAGCATTTCACGATCCAGAAACTCGTAAATTGACTGAGTTTGCTTTTGCTTAA
- a CDS encoding THxN family PEP-CTERM protein — MATFNFLTKFSIAITATTALGCFASSANALSLTSSSGTWSKPVGGSYVNYQDITTNTTLQTDTTLTTQAIKNLTYTTNTTTTTVTKTTSVATKTTDAITGKISTTSTTSQPSIVSTVTGTPQIINNTGNKKNSATTTSAPKLLSTNKATTTATENQVRWGKDVGNGQSGLGFQGASNLTFDLNQVFQIGTLTHYNNAIAAGTAASKVDLGLNLNFSGLPVASQTFNFSFNIDETPNVGDISKCPYYSVTACSDKISFSTPKNVNSFSIAGVDYTLQLVGFSESANGTPVTNFISQEGRSNSAYLYAKITAVPSKRVPESSSALGVVAFGALAASSMVNQKQRVKATAKV; from the coding sequence ATGGCAACCTTCAATTTCCTGACAAAATTCTCCATTGCGATTACTGCTACCACAGCGCTAGGATGTTTTGCTTCTTCAGCTAACGCCTTATCCCTAACAAGTTCTTCTGGTACCTGGAGTAAACCTGTTGGCGGAAGTTATGTCAACTATCAAGACATTACAACAAATACAACACTACAAACAGATACGACCTTAACAACACAAGCTATCAAAAATCTAACATATACAACCAATACAACCACTACAACAGTTACGAAAACTACATCTGTTGCAACAAAGACAACAGATGCAATAACAGGTAAAATATCTACAACATCTACAACAAGTCAGCCCAGTATAGTATCTACTGTCACAGGTACACCGCAAATTATCAACAACACAGGTAATAAAAAAAATTCCGCAACTACAACATCGGCACCAAAACTACTCTCAACCAATAAAGCAACTACAACAGCCACAGAAAACCAAGTACGTTGGGGAAAGGATGTAGGCAACGGTCAAAGTGGATTAGGATTTCAAGGAGCTAGTAATTTAACCTTCGATCTCAATCAAGTATTTCAAATTGGTACTCTGACACACTATAATAATGCGATCGCTGCTGGAACAGCCGCCTCAAAAGTAGACCTTGGACTAAATTTAAACTTTAGTGGCTTGCCTGTAGCATCACAAACATTTAATTTTAGCTTTAATATTGACGAAACACCAAACGTTGGGGATATCAGTAAATGCCCTTATTACAGTGTTACCGCCTGCTCTGATAAGATAAGCTTCTCTACCCCAAAAAACGTAAACTCCTTTAGTATTGCTGGCGTAGACTATACTTTACAGCTGGTAGGTTTCAGCGAAAGTGCTAATGGCACTCCTGTCACTAATTTCATTTCACAAGAAGGTCGTAGTAACTCGGCTTACCTTTATGCAAAGATTACCGCAGTTCCATCAAAAAGAGTTCCTGAGTCTAGCTCTGCTTTAGGTGTAGTAGCCTTTGGTGCTTTAGCTGCTAGTTCTATGGTGAATCAAAAACAGCGAGTCAAAGCAACAGCCAAGGTATAA
- a CDS encoding 7-carboxy-7-deazaguanine synthase QueE: protein MTAKTTVKPTARLIEVFSAIQGEGLNVGTRQIFIRFALCDLRCHFCDSVHTWNAPSTCRIERTPGLRDFEEHSNPIPLPILLEWVERQNQPSIHDSISLTGGEPLLHAPFLELFLPQVRSLTNLPIYLETGGHRPEQLAMILPYLDSVGMDLKLPSVSGESYWQEHGQCLKLSYDLHLNVFVKIIISQQTDPTELERSALLVAAVSPDIPVFLQPVTPLPVSEKFTAKTILAPTPEQVLQWQAFMKRWLKHVRVVPQTHKMLNQL from the coding sequence ATGACTGCTAAAACTACGGTTAAACCTACTGCACGCCTGATTGAGGTCTTTTCTGCTATTCAAGGGGAAGGACTGAATGTCGGGACACGTCAGATTTTTATTCGCTTTGCTTTGTGTGACTTACGCTGTCACTTTTGCGATAGCGTCCATACTTGGAATGCACCTTCTACTTGCAGGATAGAGCGAACCCCTGGATTACGAGATTTTGAAGAGCACTCGAACCCTATCCCACTGCCCATTTTATTGGAATGGGTCGAACGGCAAAATCAACCGTCTATACACGATAGCATTAGCTTAACGGGTGGCGAACCCTTGCTTCATGCCCCATTTTTAGAGCTATTTCTGCCGCAAGTGCGATCGCTTACCAATCTGCCTATATATTTAGAAACTGGAGGTCATCGTCCAGAACAGTTGGCAATGATTTTGCCCTACCTTGACTCCGTAGGTATGGATTTAAAATTACCTAGTGTCAGCGGTGAAAGCTATTGGCAAGAACACGGGCAATGTCTGAAATTATCTTATGATTTACATTTAAACGTTTTTGTCAAGATAATTATTTCTCAACAGACAGACCCAACAGAGTTAGAACGTTCAGCTTTGTTGGTAGCAGCTGTTAGTCCTGATATCCCAGTGTTCTTACAACCTGTGACACCTTTGCCAGTGTCCGAAAAATTTACAGCAAAAACTATACTTGCCCCTACTCCCGAACAGGTTTTGCAGTGGCAAGCATTCATGAAGCGGTGGTTAAAGCACGTTCGTGTCGTGCCTCAAACCCATAAAATGTTGAACCAGCTATAA
- a CDS encoding CPBP family intramembrane glutamic endopeptidase yields MVEQQKQEPEIPYLTRIQVLGAMGATAIILWIVAKLWLRFGGFSLFPWRWNESDLLLGVGLGLIITIVSGLTYRFVPAYRKSADYYLDLVLKPLVLPDIIWLGLLPGLSEELLFRGVMIPALGADHVAVIVSSLCFGVLHLSGSQQWPYVIWATIVGLMLGYGALLSGNLLVPIIAHVMTNLISSYLWKLRKI; encoded by the coding sequence GTGGTTGAACAACAAAAACAAGAACCAGAAATTCCTTACCTGACACGCATCCAAGTATTGGGAGCGATGGGAGCGACTGCAATTATTTTGTGGATAGTCGCTAAATTGTGGTTGCGCTTTGGTGGCTTTTCCCTGTTTCCTTGGCGTTGGAATGAAAGTGATTTGCTTTTGGGGGTGGGATTAGGATTAATTATCACTATTGTGAGTGGCTTAACTTATCGCTTTGTGCCAGCCTACCGTAAAAGTGCAGATTATTATCTTGACTTGGTGCTAAAACCTTTAGTTTTACCAGATATTATTTGGCTGGGATTGCTACCAGGATTAAGTGAAGAATTATTATTTCGGGGTGTGATGATTCCCGCTTTAGGCGCGGATCATGTTGCTGTTATTGTATCCAGTCTTTGCTTTGGGGTATTGCACTTGAGTGGCTCTCAACAATGGCCTTACGTGATTTGGGCAACTATTGTTGGGTTAATGCTAGGCTATGGTGCGCTATTGAGTGGCAATTTGCTAGTGCCAATTATTGCTCATGTGATGACGAATTTGATTTCTAGTTATTTGTGGAAGTTGCGGAAAATATAA
- a CDS encoding AAA-like domain-containing protein, giving the protein MKDIQGGLQFVEQLIYAKTGKSLTDIQKAVLQESWDGQRKTYNQIAEEFQYSASYIKQTVAPQLWKLLSEVLGEKVNKTNIYAVIERRRANQTSTRSQNLIERLRKRLEPYYTGQIQYFNTETIVNSPFKNHNKPLSPTTQLIIESYQKTVELELPKGYVPLNSAFYIERIPNERRCYEEIINVGSLIQIKAPRQMGKTSVVVRILAHAATLGYQTVSLNFLQADKKILTDLNKLLRWVCANITHKLKFKNKLDDYWDADLGSKANCTLYLQEYLLPLIENPLVLALDEVNEIFEYPEIAQDFLCLLRSWHEEAKDSKIWQKLRLIVSNSTQFYLPLIIAPFQVGFSVQLRSFNWEQVQDLAQRHQLNISIGYLAELMWLVAGHPYLLRVAFYHLAQQDLTWEQMIQTAASDTGIYSEYLHQQLWYLQQHPELAAAFQQVLKAKAPIGLEPVQAFKLHSMGLVNMRDNQVMISCDLYQRYFGR; this is encoded by the coding sequence ATGAAAGATATCCAGGGAGGATTACAATTCGTCGAACAACTAATTTATGCCAAGACTGGAAAATCTCTAACGGATATTCAAAAAGCAGTCTTGCAAGAATCTTGGGATGGTCAAAGAAAAACTTATAACCAGATTGCTGAAGAATTTCAATATTCTGCAAGTTATATTAAGCAAACCGTAGCTCCGCAATTATGGAAACTGCTATCGGAAGTCCTAGGGGAAAAAGTCAATAAAACTAATATTTATGCTGTAATTGAAAGGCGACGGGCAAATCAAACTTCTACTAGAAGTCAAAACTTAATTGAAAGATTGAGAAAGCGATTAGAGCCTTATTATACTGGACAGATACAGTATTTTAATACCGAAACAATTGTAAATAGTCCATTCAAAAATCATAATAAACCACTCTCTCCAACTACACAATTAATTATAGAAAGTTATCAAAAAACAGTAGAGTTAGAACTACCAAAAGGCTATGTACCTTTGAATTCTGCATTTTACATTGAGCGAATTCCTAATGAACGTAGATGTTATGAGGAGATTATCAATGTAGGCTCTCTAATTCAGATTAAAGCACCAAGACAAATGGGTAAAACCTCTGTCGTGGTTAGAATTTTGGCTCATGCAGCTACCCTAGGTTATCAAACTGTCAGCTTGAATTTTTTACAAGCAGATAAGAAAATTTTGACCGACTTAAATAAATTATTGCGCTGGGTATGTGCCAATATTACCCATAAACTCAAGTTCAAAAATAAGCTAGATGATTACTGGGATGCAGATTTGGGCAGTAAAGCAAACTGCACACTTTATTTACAAGAATACCTGCTCCCGCTAATAGAAAATCCTCTAGTATTAGCTTTAGATGAAGTCAACGAAATTTTTGAATATCCTGAAATTGCTCAAGATTTTTTATGTCTTTTGCGTTCTTGGCATGAGGAAGCTAAAGATAGTAAAATATGGCAAAAACTTCGACTAATAGTAAGTAACTCTACACAATTTTATCTTCCATTAATTATTGCTCCATTTCAGGTTGGGTTTTCAGTGCAGCTGCGTTCATTTAACTGGGAGCAAGTACAAGATTTAGCACAGCGTCATCAACTTAATATCTCGATAGGCTATTTAGCTGAACTTATGTGGCTGGTAGCTGGTCATCCTTATTTGCTACGTGTCGCTTTTTACCATCTAGCACAGCAAGATTTAACTTGGGAACAAATGATACAAACCGCAGCTTCCGATACAGGCATTTATAGCGAATATCTTCACCAGCAATTATGGTATTTACAACAGCATCCAGAACTTGCAGCGGCTTTTCAGCAAGTACTAAAAGCAAAAGCACCCATAGGGTTAGAGCCAGTACAAGCTTTTAAGTTACATAGTATGGGGTTAGTGAATATGCGAGATAATCAAGTGATGATTAGTTGCGATTTATATCAGCGATATTTTGGTAGATAG
- a CDS encoding type II toxin-antitoxin system Phd/YefM family antitoxin — protein sequence MIELHPEFISKNGQREFAVLPYEEFLQIQELLENLKDLKDLHEAKKEEKDNPSVPLDEVKKILIF from the coding sequence ATGATTGAATTACATCCTGAATTTATCTCAAAAAATGGGCAAAGAGAATTTGCTGTTTTGCCATATGAAGAATTTTTGCAGATTCAAGAATTATTAGAAAATTTAAAAGATTTGAAAGATTTACACGAAGCCAAAAAAGAAGAAAAAGACAATCCTTCTGTACCTTTAGATGAAGTAAAGAAGATATTAATCTTTTGA
- a CDS encoding anti-sigma factor antagonist produces the protein MQSFITSKPKAVDFPVTSLNDMAVVQVPKRLTVLEAVGFKQICQELTLEHSHFKQIIIDFHQTTFMDSSGLGALVSNFKTAQEKSIAIILRNVTPQVMAVLNLTGLDQVFPIESISSLSPHGQSHIVENHKFSTRKVEPLPTTHPSVASWMKRLIDIVGALVGLVITGVLLIPITIAIQIDDPGPLLFRQTRCGWMGKRFGIWKFRSMCVDAEAKKSQVQNQAQGAFFKNDSDPRVTRVGRFLRRTSLDELPQFWNVLKGDMSLVGTRPPTPDEVERYEVPEWQRLDVKPGMTGEWQVNGRSKVRSFEDVIRLDLQYQKNWSLLYDFKLIFKTLAVLFNRNSGAV, from the coding sequence GTGCAAAGCTTCATAACTAGCAAACCCAAAGCGGTCGATTTTCCGGTAACTTCCCTAAATGACATGGCTGTAGTCCAGGTACCCAAACGATTGACTGTGCTTGAAGCCGTAGGCTTTAAGCAAATCTGCCAAGAGTTAACCCTGGAACATTCTCATTTCAAGCAAATCATTATTGATTTTCACCAAACTACTTTTATGGATAGTAGTGGTTTAGGTGCCTTAGTCAGTAATTTTAAAACTGCTCAGGAAAAGAGCATCGCCATCATATTGCGGAATGTTACACCTCAGGTAATGGCAGTTCTTAACCTTACAGGTTTGGATCAAGTTTTTCCCATTGAATCTATCAGCAGTTTATCACCGCATGGACAAAGCCACATTGTGGAAAACCACAAGTTTTCTACTCGCAAGGTTGAGCCACTACCTACTACTCATCCTTCTGTGGCATCTTGGATGAAGCGGTTGATCGACATTGTTGGGGCACTGGTAGGCTTGGTAATTACAGGAGTCCTATTAATTCCTATTACAATTGCTATTCAAATTGACGATCCCGGCCCTCTTTTGTTTAGACAAACTCGCTGTGGTTGGATGGGTAAACGTTTTGGAATTTGGAAATTCCGCTCCATGTGTGTGGACGCAGAAGCCAAAAAATCCCAAGTCCAAAACCAAGCGCAAGGAGCTTTCTTTAAGAATGATAGCGATCCTAGAGTAACGCGGGTAGGGCGGTTTTTACGGCGAACTAGTCTAGATGAATTACCGCAATTCTGGAATGTTCTTAAAGGAGACATGAGTTTAGTTGGTACTAGACCGCCAACACCTGATGAAGTAGAACGCTATGAAGTACCTGAGTGGCAACGCTTAGATGTGAAACCAGGTATGACTGGCGAATGGCAAGTAAATGGACGGTCTAAAGTACGTAGTTTTGAAGATGTAATCCGCCTGGATTTGCAGTATCAAAAAAATTGGAGTTTACTGTATGATTTCAAGCTAATTTTCAAAACTTTAGCCGTTCTATTTAATAGAAATAGTGGTGCAGTTTAG